The Streptomyces achromogenes DNA segment AACGGGGCGTACTCGTTCACCAAGCCGAACCGGGACAGCGTCAGATTGCTCGCCGGACTCGGTGTGGAGGGGGACGTGCACGCCGGTGTGACGGTCAAGCACCGCTCGCGCGTGGCGCAGGATCCCACCCAGCCGAATCTGCGCCAGGTCCACCTCATTCATGAAGAGCTCTTCGCCGAGGTCGGCGAAGACGGATTCCAAGTGGCGCCGGGCGAACTCGGCGAGAACATCACCACACGCGGCATCGATCTGCTCGGTCTGCCGGTCGGCACACTCCTGCGCATCGGCGAGTCCGCGGTCCTGGAAGTCACCGGCCTCCGCAATCCGTGCCTGCAGATCGACAACTTCCAGAACGGGTTGCTGAAGCAGGTCGTCGGCCGCGACGAGGCCGGGAACATCGTGCGCAAAGCCGGAATCATGAGCATCGTGAGGGAAGGAGGCGTGGTGCGCCCTGGTGACACGGTCGAAATGGAACTTCCCAACGGTCCGCACCGACCCCTGGACCGGGTCTGACCAGCTTCCCGGGTGGACCGTGACGTGACGACGGCCGCGCGTGTCCTCGAGATGTGAAGATCAAGCAGTCCCGCGCGGTCATGGCTCATCATGCACGAAGCGTCCTGGCCGGACGCACGACCAAACCTGTGTGCGCACCGAGGGCATTGCCGCGCGGTTCCGCCTCCAGCGGAGCATAAAAGGGGCGAAGTCGACGACGGGTGCCGGTGGGGCGAAGCGATCGGGCGACATCCCCAACCACTCGGCGAGTTGGACCACGGCCAGACCCTCTTGGGTATCGATGAAGTAGGTGAGATCTATCTCGTTGGGACCTAGGGCCGCCAGGTTCGCACCGATGTCCCAGCCACGCAGGACTTGGTCCTCGGCGAGGCTCCGCGCCGACTCGATGAGGCCTGCGAATCAGCGGAACGGCCTGACGCGTCGATCAAGCCCTGCTGATGCAGTATCAGCTCGGCTGGTCCAGTCAGCCGCCGAGGGTCTGCCGGGTATGCGCAAGGGGGACTGACCGACGAACGGCGGTCCTTCCGCGAGAAGTTGAGGATGGAGGCGGCCGAGCGGTTCAGGCAGGACGAAGAGAACCCGGTCATCGAGTGACAGAACGAAATCCCCTTGCCTAATGGTCAAGAACTGTTGACCATTAGAGTCATGCCTACCGATGATCTTCCCGACACGTTCCAGGTCACCACCGACGAGCAGCTACGTGCCGTCTCCAATCTCACGCGTCACCGGATCATGGCCACGCTCCGCTTCGAGCCCGCGACGATCACGCAGATCGCCGAGCGCGTGGGCCTCGCGAAGGGGAGTTCCAGCTACCACGTACGACTGCTCGAACGGGCCGGCCTGGTGAAGGTGGTGCGAACGCGGAAGGTCCGGGGCGTCACGGAGCGGTACTACGCAATGGCCGCGCGGGCGATCGTGCTGCCGGATCCGGGCGACGGAGGACCCGATGTGCTGATGCGGCATGCGGTGGCCGACCTGGAGGCAGCGCCGGCGGAAGGCGGGCGGCACGTACGGATGGCGCATCTGCGGCTCACCGAGGAGCAGTTCGCGGAGCTGGGGGTGCGGCTGGAGGCGCTGGCGGACGAGTACCGGGAGCTGTCCGATCCGTCGCTGCCGGACGCGTCACTCGTCTTCGCACTGTTTCACCCGGCACCGCGCGAGCAGGCCGAAGGCGACGCCAAGTGACCCCAGCCGTTCGGAAGTTGCCGGCCGGGTTCGGACGGCTGTGGACCGCGCAGTCCGTGTCCTCGCTCGGTGACGGGGTGTCGCATGCCGCATTGCCCCTGCTCGCGCTGGCGTTGACGCGGAACCCGATGGCGCTCGCCGTCGTCACGGCCGCCGGGACGCTGCCGTGGCTGCTCTTCGGGGTGCTCGGCGGTGCGCTGGTGGACCGCTGGGACCGTCGGCGCACGATGTGGGTCGCGGACGCGGCGCGTGCGGTGCTGCTCGCGATACCGGCGGCATTGGCCGCGCTCGACATGCTGAGCATCCCACTGCTCGCGGCCGTCGCCTTCCTGCTCGGCCTCGGCGGACTTTTCTTCGACACGGCGGCCACGGCCTATCTGCCGGATCTGCTCGGCCGCGACCCAGCGCTCCTGGAGCGTGCCAACTCCCGCCTGCGCGGCACCCAGACGGCCGCGTCCGGCTTCGCGGGGCCGCCCGCGGGCAGTGCCCTGCTCGCGCTCGGGCGGGCGTTTCCGCTGCTCGCCGACGCGGTGTCGTTCGCGTTCTCCGCACTGCTCGTACGGTCGCTGCCTGCCACACCCCGGCCCGTACCGCAGGCCCGTGAGTCGCTGTTGCGGCAGGCGCGGGCCGGTGCCTCGTACGTATTCCAGGATCGGTTGCTGCTCGGGCTCGCGCTGCGTCCGGCGGTGGGGAACATCGCCTTCCTCGCCGTGGAGACCGTACTCGTCCTCTTCGCGCACGATCGTCTCGGCATCGAGACCTTCGGCTTCGGCCTGCTGCTCACGGCGGAGGCCACCGGCGGTCTGCTCGGAGCGGGCATCGCCTCCCTCCTCGGCCGACGACTCGGCACCGGCACCGCACTGACCTCCACGGCGGCAGTCGAGGGACTCGCCATCCTGGGTCTTGCCGTCGCCCCGAACCCCTACTGCGCCGGCCTCGCGCTCGCCGTCTGCGGAGCGGGCATGGGTGCCACGATGGT contains these protein-coding regions:
- a CDS encoding MFS transporter, with the protein product MTPAVRKLPAGFGRLWTAQSVSSLGDGVSHAALPLLALALTRNPMALAVVTAAGTLPWLLFGVLGGALVDRWDRRRTMWVADAARAVLLAIPAALAALDMLSIPLLAAVAFLLGLGGLFFDTAATAYLPDLLGRDPALLERANSRLRGTQTAASGFAGPPAGSALLALGRAFPLLADAVSFAFSALLVRSLPATPRPVPQARESLLRQARAGASYVFQDRLLLGLALRPAVGNIAFLAVETVLVLFAHDRLGIETFGFGLLLTAEATGGLLGAGIASLLGRRLGTGTALTSTAAVEGLAILGLAVAPNPYCAGLALAVCGAGMGATMVLGPSLRQAIVPAHLMGRVASTSRMLAMCAAPFGAFLGGSLATAYGARTPLFTAAGLLLAMTAVTATMTSNRRVEAALRAAESAGGPDHPVSGDPAQESASGLL
- a CDS encoding MOSC domain-containing protein, producing the protein MSGRVTAVSSNGAYSFTKPNRDSVRLLAGLGVEGDVHAGVTVKHRSRVAQDPTQPNLRQVHLIHEELFAEVGEDGFQVAPGELGENITTRGIDLLGLPVGTLLRIGESAVLEVTGLRNPCLQIDNFQNGLLKQVVGRDEAGNIVRKAGIMSIVREGGVVRPGDTVEMELPNGPHRPLDRV
- a CDS encoding ArsR/SmtB family transcription factor is translated as MPTDDLPDTFQVTTDEQLRAVSNLTRHRIMATLRFEPATITQIAERVGLAKGSSSYHVRLLERAGLVKVVRTRKVRGVTERYYAMAARAIVLPDPGDGGPDVLMRHAVADLEAAPAEGGRHVRMAHLRLTEEQFAELGVRLEALADEYRELSDPSLPDASLVFALFHPAPREQAEGDAK